The Amblyomma americanum isolate KBUSLIRL-KWMA chromosome 6, ASM5285725v1, whole genome shotgun sequence genome has a window encoding:
- the LOC144095233 gene encoding beta-1,3-galactosyltransferase 1-like, protein MVQAAPTAGPSPRLLDTDTGKQVLQAERTFSKPYKYLINPENVCPDGVPVDLFVVFSTAGYSKARSVIRRTWGRDVRTSSGHRLIFIFGKPITTQLQNDIAFESLQLGDITQGDFKDSYRNLTLKTIMMLRWAMLHCPQARFVVKIDDDSFPNLGSFYRAMHGQAEETIYGQVMHGYVAEHSPDHRWYIPYEQFSGDVIPDFIVGGIYVIGGRVVELLYRARGQVKPFRLEDMYPTRMCTGVSRTRLDGMQYQKLPSLCEYQKAVYGHHVTAEEMNDLWYAMKQLVYKFQRLLFGMHICYCHTAQPLARL, encoded by the exons ATGGTGCAAGCTGCACCCACGGCTGGCCCGTCGCCTCGTCTCCTTG ACACGGACACCGGAAAACAAGTCTTGCAAGCCGAGCGAACCTTCAGTAAACCTTACAAGTACCTCATCAACCCGGAAAATGTTTGCCCAGATGGCGTCCCTGTAGACCTCTTCGTCGTCTTTTCAACGGCTGGGTACTCGAAGGCCCGCAGTGTCATCAGGCGTACATGGGGAAGGGACGTGAGGACATCGTCTGGACACAGGTTGATTTTCATTTTTGGCAAGCCCATCACCACGCAGCTGCAGAATGACATAGCCTTCGAGTCACTTCAGCTCGGAGATATCACGCAAGGGGACTTTAAAGACTCTTATCGCAACCTGACTCTAAAGACAATCATGATGCTTCGCTGGGCGATGCTTCACTGTCCTCAGGCCCGGTTCGTTGTGAAGATCGACGATGACAGCTTCCCGAACCTGGGCAGCTTTTACCGCGCCATGCACGGGCAGGCAGAGGAAACCATCTATGGCCAAGTTATGCACGGCTACGTTGCCGAGCATAGCCCAGACCACAGGTGGTACATCCCTTACGAACAATTTTCCGGCGACGTCATCCCAGACTTCATCGTGGGTGGCATATACGTCATCGGTGGTCGCGTTGTGGAACTCCTGTACAGGGCTAGAGGCCAGGTCAAGCCCTTCCGCTTGGAGGACATGTACCCTACGAGAATGTGTACCGGGGTTTCCAGGACGCGCCTAGACGGCATGCAATACCAGAAGCTGCCATCGTTGTGCGAGTACCAGAAGGCCGTATACGGCCACCACGTGACCGCGGAAGAGATGAATGACCTGTGGTACGCCATGAAGCAACTCGTGTACAAGTTCCAGAGGCTGCTCTTCGGTATGCATATATGCTACTGCCATACAGCGCAGCCATTGGCAAGATTATAA